In a genomic window of Bosea sp. F3-2:
- a CDS encoding tartrate dehydrogenase, producing the protein MRTHRIAAIGGDGIGPEVIAAGLQALEVAAERDGGFGLEVKSFDWGSEYYRKHGIMMPADGAERLRAFDAIFFGAVGAPDIPDHVTLWGLRLAICQPLDQYANVRPTRILPGITSPLRHVSGPELDWIIVRENSEGEYSGVGGRVHQGLPGEVATDVAMFTRAGVSRIIRYAFEIARSRPRKMLTVVTKSNAQRHGMVLWDEIAAEVAIEFPDVRWDKMLVDAMTMRMTLKPESLDTIVATNLHADILSDLAAALAGSLGIAPTANLNPERKAPSMFEPIHGSAFDITGKGIANPVATFWTGALMLDHLGEKAAAARLMRAVERVTADPGLHTPDLGGQATTQQVTDAVCEALRGDNI; encoded by the coding sequence ATGCGTACTCACCGCATTGCCGCCATCGGCGGCGACGGAATAGGGCCCGAAGTCATCGCGGCCGGACTGCAAGCGCTCGAAGTCGCGGCGGAGCGCGATGGTGGGTTCGGCCTCGAGGTCAAGTCCTTCGATTGGGGCTCTGAATACTATCGCAAGCACGGCATCATGATGCCGGCGGATGGCGCCGAGCGGCTACGCGCTTTCGACGCAATCTTCTTCGGAGCGGTCGGTGCGCCCGATATACCGGATCATGTGACCTTGTGGGGATTGCGTCTCGCGATCTGTCAGCCGCTGGACCAATACGCAAACGTGCGCCCCACACGAATCCTGCCGGGCATCACCAGCCCGTTGCGACACGTCTCGGGGCCAGAGCTTGACTGGATCATTGTACGAGAGAACTCCGAGGGCGAGTATTCCGGTGTTGGTGGACGCGTGCATCAGGGCCTGCCGGGGGAGGTTGCGACCGACGTCGCCATGTTCACCCGCGCGGGTGTGTCGCGTATCATTCGCTACGCCTTCGAGATTGCCCGCTCTCGCCCCCGAAAAATGCTGACGGTGGTCACCAAGTCCAACGCTCAGAGACATGGCATGGTACTGTGGGACGAGATCGCGGCGGAAGTAGCCATAGAGTTCCCAGATGTGCGCTGGGACAAGATGCTGGTCGATGCGATGACGATGCGCATGACGCTAAAACCTGAGTCGCTGGACACCATCGTGGCGACTAACCTTCACGCTGACATCTTGTCAGACCTCGCAGCCGCACTCGCTGGCTCGCTGGGCATCGCACCGACCGCGAACCTCAATCCAGAGCGAAAGGCGCCTTCGATGTTCGAGCCGATCCATGGCTCGGCGTTCGACATCACAGGCAAGGGAATCGCTAACCCTGTGGCAACCTTCTGGACTGGGGCGCTGATGCTCGACCATCTCGGTGAGAAAGCGGCAGCGGCGCGCCTAATGCGTGCCGTCGAGCGTGTCACGGCCGATCCGGGCCTGCACACGCCCGATCTTGGTGGCCAGGCGACGACGCAGCAGGTCACTGACGCCGTCTGCGAGGCGCTGCGCGGGGACAATATCTGA